GCGACGGCCGTCTGTTTTACCGCGGCTACGATATCCGCGACCTTGTGGACGGTTTTTTGAGCGACGGCCGCTTCGGTTTTGAAGAGGTCTGTTTTCTGCTGCTGTTCGGACATTTGCCGTCGGCTGACGAATATGCCGAATTCCGCCGCGTTTTGAGCTCATACATGTCTTTGCCCGATGAATTCCTGCGGAACACGATCATGAACGCTCCCGGCCACGACATGATGAATCAGTTGGCGACGAGCGTGCTGACGTTGTACACGTACGATTCGGATCCGGAGGACATTTCGATTCCGAACGTGCTGCGCCAGTGTTTGCGCCTGATAGCGCAGTTTCCGAGTTTGATGGTGTACGGATTCCAGTCGTATGCGTATTATTACAACAAACAGAGTCTGATTATCCATTCGCCCGACCCGCAGCTGTCCGCGGCGGAAAACATTCTGCACATGCTGCACCCGGATTCCCGTTTTACTCCGCTTGAAGCGCGCATTTTGGATTTGGCGCTCGTGCTGCACGCTGAGCACGGCGGCGGCAACAATTCGACGTTTACGAATCATGTCGTAACGTCTTCCGGCACTGATACGTATTCGGCTATGGCGTCGTCCCTGTGCTCGCTCAAAGGGCCGCGGCACGGCGGGGCGAACATAAAAGTGATGCAGATGTTCGACGATATGAAAACCTCCATTAGGGACTGGCACGACGACGACGAAATCTGCGCGTATATTGAAAAGCTGCTGGATAAGCAGGCGTTCGATAAAAGCGGACTTGTGTACGGTATCGGGCACGCCGTGTATTCGCTGTCCGATCCGCGCGCGCTTATTTTTCGGGGCTTCGTGGAGGAGCTTGCCGAAGCGAAAAACGCCGGTGAAGAATATCTGTTGTATTCCAAAGTGGAAACGCTTGCGCCGCGCGTCATCAGCCGCCGCCGGAAAATGTATAAAGGCGTGAGTGCGAACATCGATTTTTATTCCGGATTCGTATACCGGATGCTCGGTCTGCCGCCCGAATTGTACACGCCGCTTTTTGCGACCGCGCGAATGGCCGGCTGGTCCGCGCATCGGATCGAAGAACTTTCAAATAACGGAAAAATCATCCGTCCGGCGTACAAGTCGGTTTCGGGGCATAAAGACTACGTGCCGATGGCGGGGCGCTGAACCGGCGGCTCGGTTCCGTGCCTGCCGCAGCCCGCTGCGGATAATCAGAAGCGTACGCCGGCTGCAAGGCGCGGCGTCAGGAATCCCATAAA
This sequence is a window from Treponema brennaborense DSM 12168. Protein-coding genes within it:
- a CDS encoding citrate/2-methylcitrate synthase; the protein is MSDFPCQPENGVDSVFLQNKIAEYSSFARSCSQIDPDLYTKYEVKRGLRDISGKGVLAGLTEISEVLAYVIEDGDLVPCDGRLFYRGYDIRDLVDGFLSDGRFGFEEVCFLLLFGHLPSADEYAEFRRVLSSYMSLPDEFLRNTIMNAPGHDMMNQLATSVLTLYTYDSDPEDISIPNVLRQCLRLIAQFPSLMVYGFQSYAYYYNKQSLIIHSPDPQLSAAENILHMLHPDSRFTPLEARILDLALVLHAEHGGGNNSTFTNHVVTSSGTDTYSAMASSLCSLKGPRHGGANIKVMQMFDDMKTSIRDWHDDDEICAYIEKLLDKQAFDKSGLVYGIGHAVYSLSDPRALIFRGFVEELAEAKNAGEEYLLYSKVETLAPRVISRRRKMYKGVSANIDFYSGFVYRMLGLPPELYTPLFATARMAGWSAHRIEELSNNGKIIRPAYKSVSGHKDYVPMAGR